A genomic stretch from Mycobacterium paraterrae includes:
- a CDS encoding MCE family protein, which translates to MSTSSTHRRDRDPLRTGIFGVVLVVCVVLVAFGYSSLPFWPQGRPYTAYFADAGGINPGNDVYVSGIKVGKVQAVTLAGDTAKVAFTVDRHINVGNSSLAAIRTETILGQRAVAITPAGTGIATSIPLNRTTTPYTLGSALEDLGHNAGELDKAQFETSLKVLTDALHDATPQLRGALDGITSLSRTLNSRDEALDQLLAHAKSVTGVLAERASQVNKSIVDGNQLFSALDARRAALAELISGIDDVSAQLSGFVADNRKEFGPALTKLNTVLDDLNERRDYISEALKRLPAYATTLGEVVASGPGFNVNVYGVIPAPVVGMVFDAVFQPGKLPASFADYLRGMVQERWKLRPQSP; encoded by the coding sequence TTGTCAACAAGTAGCACCCACCGCCGCGACCGCGACCCACTCCGCACCGGCATCTTCGGGGTAGTCCTCGTGGTGTGCGTCGTTCTGGTCGCGTTCGGCTACTCCTCGTTGCCGTTCTGGCCGCAGGGCCGGCCGTACACCGCCTACTTCGCCGACGCCGGTGGGATCAACCCCGGCAACGACGTGTACGTGTCCGGCATCAAAGTCGGCAAGGTGCAAGCGGTTACGCTCGCGGGCGACACCGCCAAGGTGGCGTTCACCGTTGATCGGCACATCAATGTAGGGAACAGCTCGCTGGCGGCTATCCGGACCGAGACGATTCTCGGTCAGCGCGCGGTGGCGATAACCCCGGCCGGCACAGGCATCGCCACCTCGATCCCGCTGAACCGGACGACAACTCCGTACACGCTGGGCTCTGCCCTGGAGGACTTGGGACACAACGCCGGCGAACTCGACAAGGCGCAGTTCGAGACGTCGCTGAAAGTCCTCACCGACGCGCTGCACGACGCCACCCCGCAACTGCGCGGGGCGCTGGACGGCATCACCTCGCTATCACGAACCTTGAACAGCCGCGACGAGGCGCTGGATCAGCTTCTGGCGCATGCCAAATCGGTGACCGGGGTGTTGGCCGAGCGGGCCAGCCAGGTCAACAAGTCGATCGTCGACGGCAACCAACTGTTCTCCGCGCTAGACGCGCGGCGTGCCGCGCTGGCCGAATTGATCTCCGGCATCGACGACGTTTCGGCACAGCTGTCCGGCTTCGTCGCCGACAACCGTAAAGAGTTCGGCCCCGCGCTGACCAAGCTCAATACCGTGTTGGACGACCTCAACGAGCGGCGCGACTACATCAGCGAAGCACTGAAACGCCTTCCGGCCTACGCAACGACGCTCGGTGAGGTGGTGGCTTCCGGTCCTGGCTTCAACGTCAATGTCTACGGCGTCATACCGGCACCCGTCGTCGGGATGGTGTTCGACGCCGTCTTCCAGCCCGGCAAGCTGCCGGCCAGCTTCGCGGACTACCTGCGCGGCATGGTTCAGGAGCGGTGGAAGTTGAGGCCACAGTCACCATGA
- a CDS encoding MCE family protein — translation MLDRLTRIQLAIFAVVTVITVAVMAIFYLRLPAALGIGTYRVTANFVAGGGLYKNANVTYRGVEVGRVDSVGLSGDGVDAVMRLNSGTAVPSNVTATVKSVSAIGEQYIDLVPPAHAATSKLHNGSRIGRANTSIGVDIATLLHQSETLVNSVADTRLRELLHETFQAFNGSGPELARLFESSRQLVEMANAEFPHTSQLIDQVGPFLQAQIRSGSDIRSLSDGLARFTSEVRQADPQLRMLLTVVPPAVDQANTAFSGIRPSFPMLAANLANLGRVGVIYHKSIEQLLVVLPALFAAIITAANGEPQDEGAKLDFKVNIDPPPCTTGFVPSPLIRTPADETLRELPTDMYCKTAQNDPAAVRGARNYPCQEFPGKRAPTVALCRDPKGYVPIGTNPWRGPPIPYGTPMTNGLNILPPNKYPYIPPGNDPDPGTPVAGPLPPGVIEGPGPAPHQPFPTPPPPNTGGTDGRQAWIPPAPYPPQNPQIPFPKAVPAPPPPVGLPGAPYPPAEKPWGPPPGPVPQANGTAYTTYDDATGAFQDPAGGTGIFAPGKVSTAENWVDLMRDPRQL, via the coding sequence ATGCTGGACCGACTCACCCGCATCCAACTGGCCATCTTCGCGGTGGTCACGGTGATCACCGTCGCCGTCATGGCGATCTTCTACCTCCGCCTGCCGGCCGCACTGGGCATCGGCACCTATCGGGTAACCGCGAACTTCGTCGCGGGCGGCGGTCTCTACAAGAACGCCAACGTCACCTACCGCGGAGTCGAGGTTGGCCGCGTCGACTCCGTCGGCCTCTCAGGAGACGGCGTGGACGCGGTGATGCGATTGAACAGCGGCACCGCAGTCCCGTCGAACGTCACCGCCACGGTCAAGAGCGTGTCGGCGATCGGTGAGCAGTACATCGATCTGGTGCCTCCCGCGCATGCGGCAACGTCCAAGCTGCACAACGGGTCTCGCATCGGCCGCGCTAACACCTCGATCGGGGTGGACATCGCTACCTTGTTGCACCAGTCCGAGACGCTGGTCAACAGCGTCGCCGACACCCGCCTGCGCGAACTGCTGCACGAGACTTTCCAGGCATTCAACGGCTCCGGGCCCGAGCTGGCCCGGCTGTTCGAGTCATCCCGACAGCTTGTCGAGATGGCCAATGCGGAGTTCCCGCACACTTCGCAACTCATCGACCAGGTCGGCCCGTTCCTCCAGGCCCAGATCCGCTCCGGCAGCGACATCAGGTCGTTGTCCGACGGGCTGGCGCGCTTCACTTCCGAAGTCCGCCAAGCTGATCCACAACTGCGCATGTTGCTGACGGTCGTGCCGCCGGCGGTGGACCAGGCCAACACGGCATTCTCCGGCATCCGGCCGTCGTTCCCGATGCTGGCGGCCAACCTGGCCAACCTTGGCCGGGTCGGCGTGATCTATCACAAATCTATCGAGCAACTGTTGGTTGTATTGCCCGCGCTCTTCGCGGCGATCATCACCGCGGCCAATGGTGAACCCCAGGACGAGGGTGCCAAGCTCGACTTCAAGGTCAACATCGACCCGCCGCCCTGCACCACGGGATTCGTTCCGTCACCGTTGATTCGGACACCGGCGGATGAGACGCTGCGTGAACTGCCTACCGACATGTACTGCAAGACCGCGCAGAACGATCCGGCCGCGGTTCGTGGTGCGCGCAACTATCCCTGCCAGGAATTCCCCGGCAAGCGGGCCCCGACCGTCGCGTTGTGCCGTGACCCCAAGGGGTACGTGCCGATTGGCACCAACCCGTGGCGCGGGCCACCGATCCCGTACGGGACACCGATGACCAACGGGCTGAACATTTTGCCGCCCAACAAGTATCCCTACATCCCGCCCGGCAACGATCCCGATCCGGGTACGCCGGTCGCCGGGCCGCTTCCGCCCGGCGTGATCGAGGGTCCGGGCCCGGCGCCGCACCAGCCATTCCCGACGCCGCCGCCGCCCAACACCGGCGGGACGGACGGCCGGCAGGCCTGGATTCCGCCGGCGCCCTACCCGCCGCAGAATCCACAGATCCCCTTCCCGAAGGCCGTTCCCGCGCCGCCGCCACCGGTCGGGCTGCCGGGAGCGCCGTACCCGCCGGCCGAGAAGCCGTGGGGTCCACCGCCCGGACCGGTGCCGCAAGCCAACGGCACGGCGTACACCACCTACGACGACGCCACCGGCGCTTTTCAGGACCCCGCAGGCGGCACTGGTATCTTCGCGCCCGGCAAGGTATCGACCGCGGAGAACTGGGTGGATCTGATGCGTGACCCGAGGCAGTTGTGA
- a CDS encoding virulence factor Mce family protein, with translation MTLATALHERRRGVRLTLAVLLALSLAVGAYLVWPGRAGHKIVGYFTSAVGLYPGDQIRIVGVPVGTIETIEPRAEDVKITMSLDSDVKVPADARAVIMSPNLVAARFIQLAPAYTSGPAMSDGASIPLAKTAVPVEWDEVKQSLTDLAKQLSPAAGQLQGPLGKAINQAADTFNGNGDSFHSALRELSQAAGRLGDSRTDIFGTVKNLQVLVDALSASNEQIVSFAGHVASVSQVLAKSSSHLDNTLGTLNQALVDVKGFLQQNNSALIGTVNKLTDLTQVLSDQSEDIEQVLHVAGPGISNFYNIYDPAQGTLNGLISIPEFANPVQFICGGSFDTAAGLSGPEYYKRAEICRERLGPPLRRLTFNYPPLMFHPLNMITAYKGQIIYDTPETQTRAQTPIPDLHWIPAPGAHPPKPTDLQALMMPQTAPNGAAPGTPAPANIPFGPRPGPAPAPPPPGSPLPAEQGAGR, from the coding sequence ATGACCTTGGCTACCGCTCTGCATGAACGTCGCCGCGGCGTGCGGCTGACTCTTGCTGTGCTGCTCGCCCTTTCGCTCGCCGTGGGCGCCTACCTGGTGTGGCCTGGGCGGGCCGGTCACAAGATCGTCGGCTACTTCACCTCGGCGGTCGGCCTATACCCGGGCGACCAAATCCGTATCGTCGGTGTGCCGGTCGGCACGATCGAGACGATCGAGCCGCGTGCCGAGGACGTCAAGATTACGATGTCGCTGGACAGCGACGTCAAAGTGCCCGCGGATGCGCGTGCGGTCATTATGTCGCCCAATCTTGTTGCGGCCCGGTTTATTCAGCTTGCCCCCGCCTACACGAGCGGGCCGGCCATGTCCGACGGAGCCAGCATTCCGCTGGCCAAGACCGCGGTGCCGGTGGAGTGGGACGAGGTCAAGCAGTCGCTGACCGATCTGGCCAAGCAACTCAGCCCCGCGGCCGGTCAACTGCAGGGCCCACTGGGTAAGGCGATCAACCAAGCCGCGGACACCTTCAACGGCAACGGTGATTCTTTCCATTCCGCATTGCGTGAGCTCTCCCAGGCCGCCGGCCGGTTAGGTGATTCGCGTACCGACATCTTCGGTACAGTCAAGAACTTGCAGGTGCTGGTGGATGCACTGTCGGCCAGCAACGAACAGATTGTGTCGTTCGCCGGGCACGTTGCCTCGGTATCGCAGGTGCTGGCGAAGAGTTCGTCGCACCTGGACAACACCCTGGGCACCTTGAACCAGGCCTTAGTCGACGTCAAAGGCTTTTTGCAACAGAACAACTCGGCGCTGATCGGAACGGTGAACAAGCTCACCGACCTGACCCAGGTGCTGAGTGACCAAAGCGAAGACATCGAGCAGGTTCTGCACGTCGCCGGCCCCGGTATCTCGAACTTCTACAACATCTACGACCCGGCGCAGGGAACACTGAACGGCCTGATCTCGATTCCCGAGTTCGCCAACCCGGTGCAGTTCATCTGCGGCGGCTCCTTCGACACCGCGGCGGGCCTGTCCGGACCCGAGTACTACAAGCGCGCCGAGATCTGCCGAGAGCGCCTCGGGCCGCCGCTGCGCCGGTTGACGTTCAACTATCCACCGCTCATGTTCCATCCGCTCAACATGATCACCGCCTATAAGGGCCAGATCATCTACGACACCCCGGAAACCCAAACCAGGGCGCAGACACCGATTCCGGACCTGCACTGGATACCGGCGCCGGGCGCTCACCCGCCCAAGCCGACGGACCTGCAGGCGCTGATGATGCCCCAAACGGCGCCGAACGGTGCAGCACCGGGCACGCCAGCGCCGGCAAACATTCCCTTCGGTCCGCGACCGGGCCCGGCTCCAGCGCCCCCGCCTCCTGGGTCGCCGCTGCCCGCCGAGCAGGGGGCCGGTCGATGA
- a CDS encoding MCE family protein has product MKRIMLRGSALVAGSVLLAGCQFGGLNSVALPGTAGHGSGSYSITVDLADVATLPQNSPVMVDDVTVGSVSGIDALQRSDGTFYAAVKLALDKNVVLPANAIARVAQTSLLGSQHVELAAPPNQPPVGRLVDGSAIQEARTSRFPTTEEVFSALGVVVNKGNLGALQEITDETYQAVAGREGQFTNLVPRLSELTAGLTNQVNDIVAAIDGLDRFSTILADNKDSLGRTLETLPEALRVLNKNRDKIIEAFAALRKVATVAAHVLSQTKTDFAADMKDIYANTKALADNRKNFLTSMQLLLTFPFPNFGIKQAVRGDYLNVFTTFDLTVRRLGETFFTTSWPLDPNMLHMKDILNPPDFLLGEMANLSGQAADPFKIPPGTPAGNN; this is encoded by the coding sequence ATGAAGCGAATCATGTTGCGCGGCAGCGCGTTGGTGGCCGGTAGCGTCCTGCTGGCGGGCTGTCAGTTCGGTGGGCTGAACTCGGTCGCGCTCCCCGGCACCGCCGGGCATGGCTCGGGGTCGTATTCGATCACCGTCGATCTGGCCGATGTGGCGACCCTGCCGCAGAATTCGCCCGTCATGGTTGACGACGTCACCGTCGGCAGCGTCTCGGGCATCGACGCGTTGCAGCGTAGCGACGGAACGTTCTATGCCGCAGTCAAGCTGGCGCTGGACAAGAACGTGGTGCTGCCGGCGAATGCGATCGCCCGGGTGGCGCAGACCTCGCTACTCGGTTCGCAGCACGTGGAATTGGCGGCGCCGCCCAACCAGCCGCCGGTGGGCAGATTGGTCGACGGGTCGGCCATTCAGGAGGCGCGGACCAGTCGATTCCCGACCACCGAAGAAGTGTTCTCCGCGCTCGGGGTCGTGGTCAACAAGGGCAATCTGGGTGCGCTGCAGGAGATTACCGACGAGACCTACCAGGCGGTCGCCGGTCGGGAAGGTCAGTTCACCAATCTTGTACCGCGGCTGTCGGAGTTGACGGCCGGGCTGACCAACCAGGTCAACGACATAGTCGCCGCGATCGACGGCTTGGACCGGTTCTCGACGATACTGGCCGACAACAAGGACAGCCTCGGAAGAACGCTGGAGACTCTTCCCGAAGCGCTGCGGGTGCTCAACAAGAACCGCGACAAGATCATCGAGGCCTTCGCCGCACTCCGGAAAGTGGCGACCGTCGCCGCCCACGTGCTGTCGCAGACGAAGACCGACTTTGCCGCCGACATGAAGGACATCTACGCCAACACCAAAGCGCTGGCGGACAACCGGAAGAATTTCTTGACGTCGATGCAATTGCTGCTGACATTCCCTTTCCCGAACTTCGGTATCAAACAGGCAGTGCGCGGCGACTACCTCAACGTGTTCACCACTTTCGACCTCACCGTCCGGCGGCTCGGCGAGACGTTCTTCACCACCTCGTGGCCGCTTGACCCGAACATGCTGCACATGAAGGACATCCTCAACCCGCCAGATTTCCTGCTCGGTGAAATGGCCAACCTTTCCGGACAGGCCGCGGATCCGTTCAAGATTCCGCCGGGCACGCCAGCAGGGAACAACTGA
- a CDS encoding MCE family protein, producing MDSYQSQRSIMIKVGIFTATMLLVALGLVVTFGEFRFGPSNTYHANFIDATRLKGNQKVRIAGVPVGAVKAVKLNRNNTVDVEFTVDKRYTLYTSTRALIRYDNLVGDRFLEIASGPGDLRKLPPGGTIDQRHTAPALDLDALLGGLRPVLKGLDADKINTISSYVIDLLQGQGGALSSLLANTNAFGSTLGARDRAIGDVITNLNSVLATVDAKGAQFNDAIDQLQKLITGLAQGRDAIAGAIQPLATTTSDLTDLLKHSRRPLQGTIENLRPIAAEVNDRLPEVNNDIEQLGEDYLRLSALGAYGAYFNIYFCTVSLKINGPAGSDILIPMGGQVDPSKGRCAFVNK from the coding sequence ATGGACAGCTACCAATCCCAGCGCTCGATCATGATCAAGGTCGGCATTTTCACCGCCACCATGCTGCTGGTGGCACTCGGCTTGGTCGTGACGTTCGGGGAGTTCCGCTTCGGACCGTCGAACACCTACCACGCCAACTTCATCGACGCCACTAGGCTCAAGGGCAACCAGAAGGTCCGGATTGCCGGAGTGCCGGTCGGCGCGGTCAAGGCAGTCAAGCTCAACCGCAACAACACTGTCGACGTGGAATTCACGGTCGACAAGCGCTACACGCTGTACACGTCGACGCGAGCACTGATCCGTTATGACAACCTGGTGGGTGATCGCTTCCTCGAAATTGCTTCGGGGCCTGGGGATTTACGGAAGCTACCACCAGGCGGAACCATCGACCAACGGCACACCGCGCCCGCGCTCGACCTGGACGCGCTGCTCGGCGGCTTGCGTCCGGTGCTCAAGGGGTTGGACGCCGACAAGATCAACACGATCAGCAGCTACGTGATCGACCTGCTGCAAGGCCAGGGCGGCGCGCTGTCCAGTTTGCTGGCCAACACCAACGCGTTTGGTTCGACGCTCGGGGCGCGCGATCGCGCCATCGGTGACGTGATCACAAACCTCAACTCCGTGCTGGCCACCGTCGACGCCAAGGGGGCCCAGTTCAACGACGCGATAGACCAGTTGCAGAAACTGATCACCGGACTGGCCCAGGGGCGCGACGCCATTGCCGGGGCGATCCAGCCGCTTGCCACCACCACGTCGGATCTGACTGACTTGCTGAAGCATTCGCGCCGGCCACTGCAGGGCACCATCGAGAACTTGCGCCCGATCGCAGCTGAAGTCAACGACCGGCTACCCGAGGTCAACAACGACATCGAGCAACTCGGCGAAGATTACCTCCGGCTGTCCGCGCTCGGCGCCTACGGTGCCTACTTCAACATTTACTTCTGCACGGTGTCGCTGAAGATCAACGGTCCGGCCGGTAGCGACATCTTGATCCCGATGGGTGGCCAGGTCGACCCGAGCAAAGGCAGGTGCGCTTTTGTCAACAAGTAG
- a CDS encoding mammalian cell entry protein, protein MTEEESSRRPQRRRASRAAGPHGGEAAATTIRLETAPPAPTRPNAPLGPPPRRPANSRRVAWTGLTAILIGIAALAGGVGFEVYQQRQADAAQARAQRFVDTATQLVLNMFSYNQDNIDQTVGRIVDNTSGPLRGMLSSNADNLKALFRHTDSTSEAVLNGAALESIDNVSDNASVLVAFRVTVTSRDGVNKPSEAYRMRVIVHEDESGRMTGDDLKYPNGGN, encoded by the coding sequence GTGACCGAAGAGGAGTCGTCGAGGCGACCCCAGCGGCGGCGAGCTTCGCGCGCTGCCGGTCCGCACGGCGGCGAAGCGGCGGCCACCACGATCCGGCTCGAGACAGCTCCTCCGGCACCAACACGTCCCAACGCGCCGCTGGGTCCGCCGCCGCGAAGGCCGGCCAACAGCCGGCGCGTTGCCTGGACTGGCCTGACAGCCATCCTGATCGGGATCGCAGCGCTGGCCGGCGGTGTCGGCTTCGAGGTGTATCAGCAGCGTCAGGCCGATGCGGCCCAGGCCCGGGCTCAGCGCTTCGTCGACACCGCCACGCAATTGGTGCTCAACATGTTCAGCTACAACCAGGACAACATTGACCAAACGGTGGGACGGATCGTCGACAACACCAGCGGGCCGTTGCGGGGCATGCTCAGCTCCAATGCCGACAACCTCAAGGCGCTGTTTCGTCACACCGATTCGACCTCGGAGGCGGTGCTCAACGGCGCCGCGTTGGAAAGCATCGACAATGTCAGCGACAACGCATCGGTGCTGGTGGCTTTTCGCGTCACGGTGACGAGCCGGGATGGCGTCAACAAACCCTCCGAGGCCTACCGGATGCGGGTGATCGTGCACGAAGACGAGAGCGGCCGCATGACCGGTGACGACTTGAAGTACCCAAACGGGGGCAATTGA
- a CDS encoding alpha,alpha-trehalose-phosphate synthase (UDP-forming), with the protein MPPAGSPAVASPASGASDFVVVANRLPIDMERLPDGTTTWKRSPGGLVTALEPLLRRRSGAWIGWPGVVDDDVDTVDEPIVEDDLTLHPVRLSADDVEKYYEGFSNASLWPLYHDVIVKPIYHREWWDRYVDVNRRFAEAAARAAAQDAIVWVQDYQLQLVPKMLRELRPDLTIGFFLHIPFPPVELFMQMPWRTEIVQGLLGADLVGFHLAGGAQNFLILARRLLGASTSRGSVGVRSRFGEVQLEDRVVRVGAFPISIDSAELDHKGRDRGIRRRAKEIRAEIGNPRNILLGVDRLDYTKGIDVRLTALSELLAEGRVKGEDTVLIQLATPSRERVESYQKLREDIERQVGHINGEYSEVGRPVVHYLHRPVPRDELISFFVASDVMLVTPLRDGMNLVAKEYVACRSDLGGALVLSEFTGAAAELTQAYLVNPHDIEGVKDAIEAAINQPDDEGRRRMRALRRQVLAHDVDRWARSFLDVLADRSSTNG; encoded by the coding sequence GTGCCCCCCGCAGGAAGCCCGGCTGTAGCCAGCCCCGCTTCCGGTGCGTCCGACTTCGTCGTGGTCGCCAACCGGCTGCCGATCGACATGGAACGTTTGCCCGACGGCACCACGACGTGGAAACGCAGCCCGGGCGGCTTGGTCACCGCGCTGGAGCCGTTGCTGCGACGCCGTAGCGGCGCCTGGATCGGCTGGCCCGGAGTTGTCGACGACGACGTGGACACCGTCGATGAGCCGATTGTCGAGGACGACCTCACCCTGCACCCGGTGCGGCTGTCGGCCGACGACGTCGAAAAGTATTACGAAGGCTTCTCCAATGCCTCGCTGTGGCCGCTGTATCACGACGTCATCGTCAAGCCGATCTACCACCGGGAATGGTGGGACCGCTACGTCGACGTCAATCGTCGGTTCGCCGAAGCGGCCGCTCGCGCCGCCGCCCAGGACGCAATCGTCTGGGTCCAGGACTACCAACTGCAGCTGGTCCCGAAGATGCTGCGCGAGCTCCGACCCGATCTGACCATCGGTTTCTTCCTGCACATTCCGTTCCCACCGGTCGAGCTGTTCATGCAGATGCCGTGGCGAACCGAGATCGTCCAGGGCCTGCTAGGCGCCGACCTGGTCGGTTTCCACCTTGCCGGCGGCGCGCAGAACTTCCTCATCCTGGCCCGGCGCCTGCTCGGCGCGAGCACCTCACGCGGTTCGGTCGGTGTACGTTCCCGCTTCGGCGAGGTGCAGCTCGAGGACCGCGTCGTTCGGGTCGGCGCGTTTCCGATCTCGATCGACTCGGCCGAACTCGACCACAAGGGCCGCGACCGGGGTATCCGGCGGAGGGCGAAGGAGATCCGCGCCGAAATCGGCAATCCGCGCAACATCCTGCTCGGCGTCGACAGATTGGACTACACCAAGGGCATCGACGTCCGGCTCACGGCGCTTTCCGAGCTGCTCGCCGAAGGCCGCGTCAAGGGCGAGGACACGGTGCTGATCCAACTCGCCACACCAAGCCGCGAACGAGTGGAGAGCTACCAGAAGCTGCGAGAAGACATCGAGCGGCAGGTCGGCCACATCAACGGCGAATACAGCGAGGTGGGGCGTCCGGTGGTGCATTACTTGCACCGCCCAGTGCCCCGCGACGAGTTGATTTCATTCTTCGTCGCCAGCGACGTCATGCTGGTGACCCCGCTGCGCGACGGGATGAACCTGGTCGCGAAGGAATATGTCGCGTGTCGCAGCGACCTCGGCGGTGCTCTCGTGCTGAGCGAATTCACCGGTGCCGCAGCCGAACTCACCCAGGCTTACCTGGTCAACCCGCACGACATCGAGGGCGTCAAGGACGCGATCGAGGCGGCGATCAACCAGCCCGACGACGAGGGGCGCCGCCGGATGCGCGCGCTGCGGCGCCAAGTGCTGGCCCACGACGTCGACCGGTGGGCCCGCTCGTTTCTCGACGTACTCGCCGACCGCAGCTCGACAAACGGTTGA
- a CDS encoding mammalian cell entry protein, translating to MRWVIAAVTSLLITAFVGLAALGGFLYWERVETRGEQAARAALPPLAAKVIPQVLGYDYQTVERSMDDVYPRLTPAYRQAFKRQVEKDIIPEARKRQVVSQVDVTAVGVMSAQRNSASVLVYINSIWTDNSKSSQESNSKEPVYQGSRVRVDYQRLDGTWLINYIQPI from the coding sequence ATGCGGTGGGTGATCGCTGCCGTAACGAGCCTGCTGATAACCGCTTTCGTCGGCTTGGCTGCGCTCGGCGGGTTTCTGTACTGGGAGCGGGTCGAGACTCGTGGTGAGCAAGCGGCTCGTGCCGCCCTTCCGCCGTTGGCCGCCAAGGTGATTCCCCAGGTGCTCGGATACGACTACCAGACCGTCGAGCGCAGCATGGACGATGTGTACCCGCGGCTGACGCCCGCCTACCGTCAAGCGTTCAAGAGACAGGTCGAGAAGGACATCATTCCGGAGGCCCGAAAAAGACAAGTGGTCAGCCAGGTCGACGTCACCGCCGTCGGAGTGATGTCGGCCCAACGGAATTCAGCGTCGGTGCTGGTATACATCAACTCGATCTGGACCGATAACTCGAAGTCGAGCCAGGAGTCGAACTCGAAAGAGCCGGTGTATCAAGGCAGTCGGGTGCGCGTCGATTACCAGCGCCTCGACGGCACATGGCTGATCAATTACATCCAGCCTATCTGA
- a CDS encoding enoyl-CoA hydratase, which yields MSESDELVTYETLDEGRIARIWLNRPEAHNAQSRGLLVELDDAFLRAEADDAVRVVILAARGKNFSAGHDLGSELALAERAPGDAQLPSFRINGGTREPVAEKTYLQEWHYFFQNTCRWRDLRKITIAQVQGNAISAGLMLVWACDLIVAADNAKFSDVVGVRMGMPGVEYYAHPWEFGPRKAKELLLTGDSLDADEAYRLGMVSKVFPADELADKTVEFARRIAERPTMAALLIKDSVNAASDAMGFTEALRHAFHIHELGHAHWAAHNENRYPIGLPPDVEDWRNAKPTKIARKDTP from the coding sequence ATGTCAGAGTCCGACGAGTTGGTGACTTACGAAACCCTCGACGAGGGCCGCATCGCGCGGATCTGGTTGAACCGGCCCGAGGCGCACAATGCGCAGAGCCGCGGCTTACTAGTCGAACTCGACGACGCTTTCCTACGCGCCGAGGCCGACGACGCGGTCCGGGTGGTGATCCTGGCAGCGCGCGGGAAAAACTTCTCGGCCGGCCACGACCTGGGCTCGGAGTTGGCGCTGGCCGAACGCGCCCCCGGGGACGCGCAATTGCCGAGCTTCCGAATCAACGGCGGCACCCGTGAACCAGTCGCGGAGAAGACCTACCTGCAGGAGTGGCACTACTTCTTCCAGAACACCTGTCGGTGGCGCGATCTGCGCAAGATCACCATCGCCCAGGTGCAGGGCAATGCGATCTCGGCCGGCCTGATGCTGGTCTGGGCGTGTGACCTGATCGTCGCGGCCGACAACGCCAAGTTCAGCGACGTGGTCGGTGTTCGAATGGGCATGCCCGGCGTGGAATACTATGCACACCCTTGGGAATTCGGCCCGCGAAAAGCCAAAGAGCTTCTGCTGACCGGTGATTCGCTGGACGCCGATGAGGCCTACCGGCTGGGCATGGTTTCGAAGGTGTTCCCCGCCGACGAACTCGCGGACAAGACTGTGGAGTTCGCCCGCCGGATCGCGGAACGGCCGACTATGGCAGCGCTGTTGATCAAGGACTCGGTGAACGCCGCCTCCGATGCGATGGGATTCACCGAAGCATTACGACACGCATTCCACATCCACGAGCTGGGCCACGCGCACTGGGCCGCGCACAACGAAAACCGTTATCCGATCGGCCTGCCGCCCGACGTCGAGGATTGGCGCAACGCGAAGCCGACGAAAATCGCTCGCAAGGACACCCCCTAG